The Rhodobium gokarnense genome includes a window with the following:
- a CDS encoding MFS transporter, with product MSRRLVRIPASIRLSLFFFALFFVLGVYMPFFPVWLSARGLSAGEIGIVLAVPMVVRIVTTTFTSALADRFGAPARAILVFAAAALTFLFCLGAVDGVILISVFLASLAVFWMPLAPLADALAMAVTRRDGADYGRMRMWGSFAFILANLGAGWLVGRFTGDVVFWVLVFGFSSVVLAATLLPRLEPAASDGDEAPLGTFLKRPAFLALLAAGGLCQASHSLVYAFGSLYWQELSFSGTEIGALWAIGVIAEIAIFSVSGRLNASLGPAGLILASAAAAVLRWAAFPFLTGFAAFLAVQMLHGVTFGAAHLGLVHHVSRSVPERHAGAAQAFAVTVVTGASALSMGASGPLYRAFGGDAFFAMAGVAVGAMGLVALSVVIKRRRLHAAG from the coding sequence ATGTCCCGTCGTCTTGTCAGGATACCGGCGTCAATTCGTCTATCCCTCTTTTTTTTCGCGTTATTCTTTGTGCTTGGCGTATACATGCCATTCTTTCCGGTCTGGCTGTCCGCGCGCGGCCTCAGCGCCGGTGAGATCGGCATCGTGCTTGCCGTACCGATGGTGGTCAGGATCGTCACCACGACCTTCACCAGCGCGCTCGCCGACCGGTTCGGCGCGCCGGCGCGCGCGATCCTCGTCTTCGCCGCGGCGGCGCTAACCTTCCTCTTCTGCCTTGGTGCCGTCGACGGCGTCATCCTGATCAGCGTGTTCCTCGCCTCGCTGGCGGTGTTCTGGATGCCGCTCGCGCCGCTTGCCGATGCGCTCGCCATGGCCGTCACCCGGCGCGACGGTGCCGACTATGGCCGCATGCGGATGTGGGGCTCGTTCGCCTTCATCCTTGCCAATCTCGGCGCCGGCTGGCTGGTCGGCCGGTTCACCGGCGACGTCGTCTTCTGGGTGCTGGTGTTCGGGTTTTCCTCCGTCGTCCTTGCGGCCACCCTGCTGCCGCGGCTGGAGCCGGCGGCCTCGGACGGCGACGAGGCGCCGCTCGGCACCTTCCTCAAGCGCCCGGCGTTCCTGGCGCTGCTTGCCGCCGGCGGCCTCTGCCAGGCGAGCCACAGCCTCGTCTATGCCTTCGGCTCGCTCTACTGGCAGGAGCTCTCCTTCAGCGGCACGGAGATCGGCGCCCTGTGGGCGATCGGTGTGATTGCCGAAATCGCGATCTTTTCCGTCTCCGGGCGCCTTAATGCGTCACTCGGACCGGCCGGGCTGATCCTCGCTTCCGCTGCTGCCGCGGTCCTGCGCTGGGCGGCGTTTCCGTTCCTGACGGGCTTTGCCGCCTTCCTTGCCGTCCAGATGCTGCACGGCGTCACTTTCGGCGCCGCCCATCTGGGGCTCGTCCACCACGTCTCGCGCTCGGTGCCGGAACGCCATGCGGGTGCCGCCCAGGCCTTTGCCGTCACCGTCGTCACCGGCGCCTCGGCGCTGTCGATGGGCGCTTCGGGGCCGCTCTACCGCGCCTTCGGCGGCGATGCCTTCTTTGCCATGGCGGGCGTTGCCGTCGGTGCGATGGGGCTGGTGGCGCTGTCGGTCGTCATCAAGCGGCGGCGCTTGCACGCGGCCGGATAG